CTCGGGCGCATGGCCAGCCGCGTGGGCTATCAGCCGACGCTGGCGACCGAGGTGGCCGAGTTGCAGGAGCGCATCGCCGCCACCGACAGCGCCGCGATCACCGCCATCGAGGCGGTCTATGTGCCCGCCGACGATTTCACCGACCCGGCGGTGACCACCATTGCCGCCCATGTCGACAGCACCGTGGTGCTGAGCCGCGCCATGGCGGCGGACGGCATGTATCCGGCGGTCGACCCCATCGCCTCGGGCTCGATCCTGCTCGACCCGCTCATTCTCGGTGAGGAGCATGTGGCCGTCGCCAACCAGGTGCGCCGCGCCATCGAGCATTACCGCGAATTGCAGGACGTGATCTCGCTGCTGGGCATGGAGGAGCTGGGCCGCGAAGACCGTCACATCGTCGAGCGCGCCCGCCGCTTGCAGCGCTTCCTCACCCAGCCGTTTTCGGTGACCGAGGCCTTTACCGGGCTCGAAGGCCGCTCGGTTGCCATCGAGGACACCATCGCCGGCTGCAAGGCGATCCTCGCCGGCGAGGCCGACGACTGGGACGAAAGCGCGCTCTATATGGTGGGCGATTTCGAGGAGGCCCGCGCCAAGGAGGAGGCTGCCCGCAAGGCGCAGGACGCGGCATGAGCGGCGCGCTGCATCTCACCGTCACCACACCCATGGCGCTGCTGGTGGAGGAGCCCGCCGCGCTATCGGTGCGGGCGGAGGACGAGAGCGGCTCTTTCGGTATCCTGCCCGGGCACACCGATTTCCTCACCACCCTGCCCGCCTCGGTGCTGCGCTGGCGCGACGCGGGCGGTGCGCTGCATTTCTGCGCCCTGCGCTCTGGCCTGCTGACCGTGCGCGACGGCAACCGCGTGGCGGTGACCTGCCGCGAGGGCATTCTGGGCGACGATCTCGGCGCGCTGAGCGAGGACGTGGCACAGCTCCGTAGCGAGGAGGCCGATTCCGACCGCCGCGCCCGGGTCGAGCAGATGCGGCTGCACGCGCAGGCGGTACGCCAGCTCATGCGCTATCTGCGCCCCGGCCAGACCGACGCCTTCGCCCATCCGCCGCAGATCGCCGAGAGCGGCGACGGGGCCGCGCGATGACCCGCGCCCCGGACGAGACCGCCCGCGCGGCGCGGCGCTCGCAGGAGCGCGAACGGCTGGCGCGCGAGACGCCCGAGCCCTCGCTGGGATCGCGGCTCGGGCAGATCGGCATTCTCGGCTGGGCCATCGTCATGCCGATGCTGCTGGGCGTGGTGCTGGGGCGGCTCGCCGACCGGCATTTCGACACCGGCGTGTTCTTTACCGCCCCGGCGATCATGATCGGCGCCGCTATCGGGCTGCACGCCGCCTGGAAATGGATGCACCGCCAATGACCACAGCCCTCACCGACCTGCCGCTGCTCTCCGCCGCGCTCGGCCTGCTGGCCGGGCTGGCGCTGGGGCTCTTTCACTTCGCCACCCTGCGCCGGGTCACCGATCTTTATCTCAGCGGCACCGCCCCCGCCCGCGCGCTGGCCTTCCAGCTCGCCCGCTTCGCCCTGCTGATCGGCGCGCTGGTGCTGCTCGCCATCGCCGGCGCCGCGCCGCTGCTGGGCGGGGCGCTCGGCATCCTGCTGGGGCGCGCCATCGTGCTGCGCCGGACCCGCGAGGCGCCGTGATGGAGAGCCCGCTCAGCCTGGAACCGCTCTTTCACCTCGGGCCGGTGCCGATCACCGCGCCGGTGGTGGTGACCTGGGCCATCATGCTGGCGCTGGCGCTTTTCGCCCGCCTCGCCACGCGCCGGCTGACACTGATCCCGGGCAAGCTGCAAACCGTGCTGGAGCTGCTCGTCACCACCATCGACGACCAGATCCGCGACACGATGCAGCGCGACCCCGCGCCGTTCCGGGCGCTGATCGGCACGATCTTTCTCTATGTGCTGATTGCCAACTGGTCGTCGCTGATCCCCGGCATCGAACCGCCCACCGCGCATCTGGAGACCGACGCCGCGCTGGCGCTGATCGTATTCGCCGCCACCATCGCCTTCGGCATCTCCGGGCGCGGGCTGAGGGGCTATCTCGCCACCTTCGCCGAGCCCTCCTGGGTGATGATCCCGCTCAACCTGATCGAACAGATCACCCGCACCTTCTCGCTCATCGTGCGCCTCTTCGGCAATGTCATGAGCGGGGTCTTCGTGGTGGGGATCGTGCTGTCGCTCGCCGGGCTCTTCGTGCCGATCCCGCTGATGGCGCTGGATCTGCTCACCGGGGCCGTGCAGGCCTATATCTTTGCGGTGCTCGCCACCGTCTTCATCGGCGCCGCCGTGGGCGAAACCGATGCCGCCGTCTCTGAACAGAAGGACACACCCGATGCCCGATAACCTTGTCGAAATCGTCTCGATCATCTCGGCGGCGCTCGCCGTCGGCTTCGGCGCCATCGGCCCGGCGCTTGGCGAAGGCCGCGCCGTCGCTGCCGCGATGGATGCCATCGCCCGCCAGCCCGAAGCGGCGGGCACGCTCAGCCGGACGCTGTTTGTCGGGCTCGCGATGATCGAGACCATGGCGATCTACACCCTCGTCATCGCGCTGCTGGTGCTCTTCGCAAACCCCTTCGTCTGAGGGGCGGCCACTCATGACCATCGACTGGTGGACGCTTGGGCTGCAAACCGTGAATGCGGTGATCCTGATATGGATCCTCGCGCGGTTCCTGTTCCGCCCGGTGAGCCGCATCATCGCCGAACGGCAGGACGCGGCGCATGCGGCGCTCGACGCGGCAGAGGCGGCGCGCGAAGAGACCGAGACCGCGCGCGACGCCGCCCGGCGCGAGGCCGAGGCGCTGGCGGCGGATCATGCCCGCCGCATCGCCGAGGCGCAGGCCGCCGCCGAGGACGAGAAACGCCGGCTGATGGCAGAGGCCCATGCCGCCGCCGACAAAGCCCGCGCCGAGGGCAAGCGCGATCTCGAAAAGCTGCGTGCCACGCAGGCGCGCGAGCTCTCGCAGGAGGCCGGCACGCTCGCCGCCGACATCGCCGCGCGGCTGCTGGACCGGCTGCCCGAAGAGGCCCGCGTCACCGGCTTTGTCGACGGGCTCGCCGAGGCCGTGGCCGAGCTACCCGAGGCCACCCGCGCCAGCATCGGCAGCGAGGGTCCGGTGACGCTGCGCGCCGCGCGGCCGCTTGCCGACGGTGAAGCGCAACAGATCGCCGAGCGGCTGGGCACGGTTCTGGGCCGCCCGCCCGCGCTGAGTGTCGAGACCGAGCCGGCGCTCATCGCCGGGCTGGAGCTGGAGACGCCGCATGCCATTGTCCGCAACCATTTCCGGGCCGATCTCGACCGGATCCGGACGGAGCTCGCCCGCCATGACTGACGACACGCCGCTCTCGCACTGGCTCGACCGTGGCCGCGCCGCGTTGGGCGACACCCCGCTCACGCCCGAGGCCGAGGCGGTGGGCCGCGTCCTGCGGGTGGCCGACGGCATCGCCCAGGTCTCGGGTCTGCCCGACGCGGCGCTCGGCGCGCTCCTGCGCTTCGAGGGCGGCCAGACCGGCTTTGCCCACAGCCTGAACCCCGAGGAGATCGACGCGGTGGTGCTGGATGCCACCGACGCCATCGAAGCCGGCCAGAAGGTCACCGATACCGGCGAGGTGCTGCGCGTGCCGGTGGGCGAGGCGCTGCTGGGCCGCGTCGTCGATCC
The window above is part of the Salipiger abyssi genome. Proteins encoded here:
- a CDS encoding F0F1 ATP synthase subunit epsilon, with product MSGALHLTVTTPMALLVEEPAALSVRAEDESGSFGILPGHTDFLTTLPASVLRWRDAGGALHFCALRSGLLTVRDGNRVAVTCREGILGDDLGALSEDVAQLRSEEADSDRRARVEQMRLHAQAVRQLMRYLRPGQTDAFAHPPQIAESGDGAAR
- a CDS encoding AtpZ/AtpI family protein, encoding MTRAPDETARAARRSQERERLARETPEPSLGSRLGQIGILGWAIVMPMLLGVVLGRLADRHFDTGVFFTAPAIMIGAAIGLHAAWKWMHRQ
- a CDS encoding N-ATPase subunit AtpR → MTTALTDLPLLSAALGLLAGLALGLFHFATLRRVTDLYLSGTAPARALAFQLARFALLIGALVLLAIAGAAPLLGGALGILLGRAIVLRRTREAP
- a CDS encoding F0F1 ATP synthase subunit A; this encodes MMESPLSLEPLFHLGPVPITAPVVVTWAIMLALALFARLATRRLTLIPGKLQTVLELLVTTIDDQIRDTMQRDPAPFRALIGTIFLYVLIANWSSLIPGIEPPTAHLETDAALALIVFAATIAFGISGRGLRGYLATFAEPSWVMIPLNLIEQITRTFSLIVRLFGNVMSGVFVVGIVLSLAGLFVPIPLMALDLLTGAVQAYIFAVLATVFIGAAVGETDAAVSEQKDTPDAR
- a CDS encoding F0F1 ATP synthase subunit C encodes the protein MPDNLVEIVSIISAALAVGFGAIGPALGEGRAVAAAMDAIARQPEAAGTLSRTLFVGLAMIETMAIYTLVIALLVLFANPFV
- a CDS encoding F0F1 ATP synthase subunit B family protein; the encoded protein is MTIDWWTLGLQTVNAVILIWILARFLFRPVSRIIAERQDAAHAALDAAEAAREETETARDAARREAEALAADHARRIAEAQAAAEDEKRRLMAEAHAAADKARAEGKRDLEKLRATQARELSQEAGTLAADIAARLLDRLPEEARVTGFVDGLAEAVAELPEATRASIGSEGPVTLRAARPLADGEAQQIAERLGTVLGRPPALSVETEPALIAGLELETPHAIVRNHFRADLDRIRTELARHD